The genomic interval GCAAACGACAACAAGGTCGATGCGGTGGTCGCCTCCAACGACGGCACGGCCGGCGGCGTGGTCGCCGCGCTGACCGCCCAGGGCATGCAGGGCATCCCGGTGTCCGGCCAGGACGGCGACCACGCGGCGCTGAACCGCGTCGCCAAGGGCACGCAGACCGTCTCGGTGTGGAAGGATGCGCGCGAGCTCGGCAAGGCGGCCGGCGAGATCGCCGTGGCGCTGGCCAAGGGCGGCGCGATGGACTCCATCGAGGGGGCCGGCACGTGGACCTCGCCGGCGGGGACGGAGCTGACCGCCCGCTTCCTCGAGCCGCTGCCGGTCACCAAGGACAATCTGACCGTCGTCGTCGACGCCGGCTGGATCTCCAAGGAGGCCCTGTGCCAGGGCGTCGAGGCCGGCCCGGCACCCTGCAACTGATCCGTCCAGACCTCGCCGACACTGCCCCGGCCGCACAGGCCGGGGCAGTGCCGAGCCTTGCCGAGCGAGGCCTTATTGACCGACAGGCCGGCCGGGTGTCCAATCCGCACTGACGCAACGGTCGCCAAACGGGAGCCATCCGATGTCCGATGCCGCCCTGTCCGGGTCGAAGACCCCGACGGCCCGACGCTTCCTATCCGCGCTGCAGCTGGACACGCGCCTGCTCGGCATGATCGGCGCCTTCGTGGTACTGTGCCTGATCTTCAACGTGTTCACCGACGGCCGCTTCCTGACGCCGCGCAACATCTTCAACCTGACCATCCAGACGGTGTCCGTCGCCATCATGGCGACGGGCATGGTGTTCGTGATTGTCACGCGCCACATCGACCTGTCGGTCGGCGCGCTGCTCGCCACGGTGGCGGCGGTGATGGCCGTGGTGCAGACGCAGATCCTGCCGCAGTGGCTCGGCCTCGGCCATCCGGCGATCTGGATCCTGGCGATCTTCGCCGGGCTTGTCGTCGGCGTCGCCATCGGCGCGTTCCAGGGCTGGATGATCGGCTATCTCGGCATTCCCGCCTTCATCGTCACCCTCGGCGGACTGCTGGTGTGGCGCAACACCGCCTGGTTCATCACCAACGGCCAGACCATCGGGCCGCTCGACGAGACCTTCACCACGATTGGCGGCATCGGCGGCACGCTCGGCGAGGCCGCCTCCTGGGCGTTCGGCATGGTTTCGGTGGCGGCCGCGCTCGCCCTGCTGATCGCCTCACGCCGGCGCAAGGCGGTGCACGGGTTCCCGGTCAAGCCGGCGTGGGCGGAAGGCGTGATCGGGGCGCTGATCGCCGCGATCATCCTCGGCTTCGTCGCGACGCTGAACGCCTACGACATCCCGACGGCGCGCCTGCAGCGGATGTTCGAGCAGCGCGACGAGACGCTGCCCGACGGCCTGACCATGGGCTACGGCATTCCCTATTCGGTGCTGCTGCTGATCGCGGTCGCGGTGGCAATGACCGTCGTCGCAAGGCGTACGCGGCTCGGCCGCTACATCTTCGCCGCCGGCGGCAATCCGGACGCGGCCGAGCTGTCGGGCATCAACACCCGGCTCCTGACCGTCAAGGTGTTCGCCATCATGGGCGGGCTGTGCGCCCTGTCGGCGGCGGTGGCGGCGGCCCGGCTCGGCTTCTCGACCAACGACATCGGCACGCTGGACGAACTTCGCGTGATCGCGGCCGCGGTGATCGGCGGCACCGCCCTGTCGGGCGGTGTTGGCACGATCTACGGTGCCATCCTCGGCGCGCTGATCATGCAGTCGCTGCAGTCGGGCATGGCGATGGTCGGCGTCGACGCGCCGCTGCAGAACATCGTGGTCGGCATCGTGCTCGTGGTCGCCGTGCTGGTCGACATCCTCTACCGCAAGCGGACGGGAGACTGAGCCATGGCGGCGCCCCTGGTCCAGATGAAGGACATCTGCATCTCCTTCGGCGGCGTTCGCGCGGTCGATCACGTCTCCGTCGACCTGCGTCCCGGGGAAGTCGTCGGCCTGCTCGGCCACAACGGCGCCGGCAAGTCGACGCTGATCAAGATCCTGTCGGGCGCCTACCGGGCCGACAGCGGCGATATCCTGATCGACGGGAAGAAGGCGACGATCCACAGCCCGCGCGACGCGCGCGCCCACAACATCGAGACGATCTACCAGACGCTGGCGCTGGCCGACAACCTGGACGCCGCCTCGAACCTGTTTCTTGGCCGCGAACTGGTGACGCCGCTCGGCTTCGTCGACGACGACCGGATGGAGGCCGAGACGCGCAAGATCATGGGTCGGCTCAATCCGAACTTCCGCAAGTTCAAGGCCCCGGTGAAGGCGCTTTCCGGCGGCCAGCGGCAGTCGGTAGCAATCGCCCGGGCGGTGTATTTCAACGCCCGCATCCTGATCATGGACGAGCCGACGGCGGCGCTGGGCGTGCAGGAGACGCAGATGGTCGCCGACCTGATCCAGGAGTTGAAGAAGCAGGGCCTCGGCATCTTCCTGATCAGCCACGACATCCACGACGTGTTCGAACTCGCCGACCGGCTGGCGGTGATGAAGAACGGCCAGTTGGTCGGCACCGCCGAGACCCGGCAGGTGACCAAGGACGAGGTGCTGGGGATGATCATCCTCGGCAAGTGCCCGCCCGGCGCCGCGCCGGGTCCGGGGGCGGTCGGCGGGGAGAGCGCCGCCGCCTGATTCCTGGGCCCGCAGATTTCCACCGACGCCCGGACCGTCGCCGTCCGGGTTTTCCCTGCATCAGAATGAGGGGCGCACCTCATGTATCTCGGCCTCGATATCGGCACCAGTTCGGTGAAGGCGATCCTGCTCGACGAGGACCAGGACCAGGTCGCCTCGGCGAGCGCGCCGCTGACGGTCGAGCGACCGCAGCCGAGCTGGTCCGAACAGGACCCGGACGCCTGGTGGGACGCCTGCGTTGCGGTGCTCGACGGTCTCGCCGCGGAATATCCGGTACAGATGGCTGTGGTCGCCGGCATCGGCTTGTCGGGCCAGATGCATGGGGCGACGCTGCTGGACGCCGCAGACCGGCCGCTGAGGCCGTGCATCCTGTGGAACGACGGGCGCTCTGCGGCGGAATGTGCGGCGCTGGAGGCGGCCGAGCCGCGGTTCTGGACGCTTGGCGGCAACCGGGTCATGCCCGGCTTCACCGCGCCCAAGCTCGCCTGGGTGCGCGCGCACGAGCCGGAGATCTTCGCCCGGACCGCCCGGGTGCTGCTGCCGAAGGACTACGTGCGGCTGAAGCTGACCGGCGAGCACGCCTCCGACATGTCCGACAGCGCCGGCACGCTGTGGATGGACGTCGGCGCGCGCGCCTGGTGCGAACCGCTGCTGGCGGCGACGGGCCTGGGCCTCGACCACATGCCGCGGCTGGTCGAGGGATCAGAGGCGTCCGGGGCGGTGCGCGCGGAACTTGCCGCTCGCTGGGGCTTCGCAAAGGTCCCGGTGGTCGCCGGCGGGGCGGGCGACAATGCGGCGTCTGCCTGCGGTGTCGGCGCCGTCGCGCCGGGCACGGCCTTCGTGTCCCTCGGCACCTCGGGGGTGCTGTTTGTCACCAACGACCGGTTCTCGCCCAATGTCGCCAGCGCGGTGCATGCGTTCTGTCACGCGGTGCCGCAGACCTGGCACCAGATGGGCGTGATCCTGTCGGCGACCGACAGCCTGAACTGGTTGGCAAGGACGCTGGGCGAAAGGCCCGAGGCGCTGACTGCGGCGCTCGGGCCGGTCGACGGGCCGGCGCCGGTGCTGTTCCTGCCGTATCTTTCGGGCGAGCGCACGCCGCACAACGATGCCGCCATCCGCGGCGCCTTCGTCGGCCTCGGCCACGAGAGCGGGCGCGACAGCCTGACCCATTCTGTGCTCGACGGCGTCGCCTTCGCGCTCAAGGACTGCCTCGAGGCGCTGGTCGCGGCGGGCGCGCGCATCGACCGGCTGACGGCGGTGGGCGGCGGCTCGCGCTCGCGGACCTGGGTGAGGATCCTCTCCAGTGTGCTCGGCGTCAGTATCGACATTCCCGCCGACGGCGACTTCGGCGCCGCCTTCGGCGCCGCGCGGCTCGGCCAGGCGGCTGCGCTCGGCCGCCTCGACGGCCTGTTCGAGCCGCCGCCGCTCAGCGTCAGCATCGACCCCGACCCGACCCTTTCGCGCGCCTACGGCGAGGCCCATGCCCGCTGGCGCAAGCTCTATCCCGCATTGAAGGAGATCTGAGGTGGCCACTGGATTTTTCGACGGACTGGAGCCGGTCCGCTTCGTCGGCGCCGATGCCCGCGAGCCCTACGGCTATCGCTTCTACGACAAGGACAGGGTGGTGCTCGGCAAGCGCTTGGAGGACCATCTGCGGCTGGCCGTGTGCTATTGGCATTCGTTCTGCTGGCCGGGCACCGACCCGTTCGGCGGCGAGACGTTCCAGCGCGCCTGGATGGCGGCGGGCGACCCGATGGCGCAGGCGCGGCTGAAGGCGGACGTCGCCTTCGAGATGTTCGACCTGCTCGGCCTGCCGTTCTTCACCTTCCACGACCGCGACATCGCGCCGGAGGGCGCGACGCTGGCGGAGAGCAACGCCAACGTCAACGCCATCGCCGATGTGTTCGAGGGCAAGATGGCCGACAGCGGGACGAGGCTGCTGTGGGGCACGGCGAACCTGTTCTCCAACCGCCGCTACATGGCCGGGGCGGCGACCAACCCGGACCCGGAGGTGTTCGCCTACGCGGCCGCACAGGTGAAGACCGCGCTCGACGTCACCCATCGCCTCGGCGGCGCCAACTACGTGCTGTGGGGCGGGCGCGAGGGCTACGAGACGCTGCTCAACACGGACCTGAAGCGCGAGCTGGACCAGCTCGGACGGTTCCTCGCCCTGGTGGTCGAGTACAAGCACCGGATCGGTTTTACGGGAACGATCCTGATCGAGCCGAAGCCGCAGGAGCCGACCAAGCACCAGTACGACTTCGACGTCGCCACGGTCTACGGCTTCCTGAAGGCCTACGGGCTGGAGGCCGAGGTCAAGGTCAACATCGAGCAGGGCCATGCGATCCTGGCCGGCCATTCGTTCGAGCACGAGCTGGCGCTCGCCCATGCGCTCGGCATCTTCGGTTCGGTCGACATGAACCGCAACGACTATCAGTCGGGCTGGGACACCGACCAGTTCGCCATGAACGTGCCGGAACTGGCGCTGGCCTATCGCGAGATCCTCAAGGGCGGCGGCTTCACGACCGGCGGCACCAACTTCGACGCCAAGCTGAGGCGCCAGTCGCTCGATGCGGTCGATCTGATCCAGGCCCATGTCGGTTCGGCCGACGCGATCGCGCGCGGGCTGTTGGCGGCGGCGGCGATGATCGAGGACGGGCGGCTGCAGGCGACCGCCGACGCCCGCTATGCCGGCTGGGACAGGCCGGAGAACGCGGCGATCCTTTCGGGCGAGCGGTCGCTGGAGGATCTGGCGGAGCGGGTCAGCCGCGACCGCCTGGAGCCGCAGCCGGTGTCGGGACGGCAGGAGTACCTGGAAAGTCTGGTCAACCTGTTCGTGTGAGCCACGGCTTCCGGCCCGCGCGCCACGGGGCGCGCGGGCGTTGCCTTGCGGCGACAGTGCCCGCATTTGAGGCAGTCCGGAGGGGGAAAAAGCGGGCCGCCGGACTGGAATCGCGGCGAGGCAGCGCCTAAGAAGGGGCCATGATGGAAGCGCCCCGTTTGACCGCGGATGCGGCCTTGTTCCTCGATTTCGACGGAACCCTGGTCGATCTCGCGCCGCGACCCGACGCCGTCCAGGTCGACGGCGCCCTCGTCGACGCCCTCGACCGGCTGCGCCGCCGCCTCGGCGGCGCGGTCGCGATCATCTCCGGCCGGCCGATCGCCGAGATCGACGTCCATCTCGCGCCGCTGCACTTGGCCGCCGCCGGCCTGCACGGTCTCGAGCACCGCGACGCGCCGGACACGCCGGTGCGGCGCGAGGAGGCGGGCGCCGAGATCCGGGCGCTGCGCGGGCTGCTGAACGCCTCAGGGCTGCTGCGCGACGGCGTGTTCCTGGAGGACAAGGGGCCGGCGCTGGCCGTCCACTACCGCGCCGCGCCGGAGCGCGCTGGCGAGGTCGAGGCGCTGCTCGTCGAGGCGACCGCGGTGATGCCGGGGCTGCATCTGGTGCGCGGCAAGATGGTGGTCGAGGCCAAGCCGTTCGACCGCGACAAGGGCAGCGCGCTGCGCGCCTTCATGGCGCATGCGCCGTTCGAGGGCCGTGTCCCGGTCTATGTCGGCGACGACGTCACCGACGAGGACGGCATGCGCGCGGCGCTTGCCGCCGGCGGGCTGGCGATCAAGGTCGGGGCGGGCGAGAGTTGCGCGTCGTACCGGCTCGCCGACGTCGCCGCCGTGCATGCCTGGCTGGAGACGCTGGCGCCGGCGCTGGAGTGCCAGCCGTGAGCTGGAGCGCGCCCGCGGCGATCACGCCCTCGCTCGATCTGGCCATGGTCGGCAACTGCTCGTTCGCGGCGCTGATCGACCGGATGGGGACGGTGGTGTGGTGCTGCCTGCCGCGTTTCGACGGCGACCCGGTGTTCCACGCGCTCCTCGGCAGCGCCGGCGAGGCCGGCGACGGCGCCTTCGCCATCGAGCTCAACGGCGCCGTGCACAGCGAGCAGGCCTATGTGCCGAACACCGCGATCGTGAAGACGCGCGTGTTCGACGGCGAGGGCAACGGCATCGAGATCACCGACTTCGCGCCGCGCTTTTCCGCCAAGGGCCGCATGTACCGGCCGACTACGCTGGTGCGCCGCGTGCGGCCGCTGGTCGGCCATCCGCGCATCCGGGTGCGGCTCAGGCCGCGCTTCGCCTGGGGCCAGCGCGCGCCGGAGATCACCACCGGCTCCAACCACATCCGCTTCGTCGGCAACGGCACGACGCTGCGGCTGACCACCAACGCGTCGGTGACCTACGTGCGCGCGGAGACGCCATTCCTGCTCGACGGGCCGCTGTCGTTCCATCTCGGCCCGGACGAATCGCTGACAGACAACCCGGAAACGCTGTGCCGCGACTTCGAGGAGCAGACCGAGCAGCACTGGCGGGCCTGGACGCGCCGGCTCGGCCTGCCGCTGGAATACCAGGAGGCGGTGATCCGGGCGGCGATCACGCTGAAGCTGTGTACCTACGAGGAGACCGGCGCGATCGTCGCCGCCGCGACGACCTCGATCCCGGAGGCCGCCGGCACCGGGCGCACCTGGGACTATCGCTACTGCTGGCTGCGCGACGCCTTCTTCGTCGTGCGCGCGCTGAATTCGCTCTCCGAAATGGAGACGATGGAGAACTACCTGCGCTACCTCAACAACATCGTCGCGGTGACCAACGGCGGCTACGTCCAGCCGTTGTTCGGCATCGGGCTGGAGGAGCGCCTGGTCGAGGAGACGGTCGACCTGCCGGGCTATCGCGGCGACGGCCCGGTGCGCGTCGGCAACCAGGCCTACGAGCATTTCCAGCACGACGTCTACGGCAACATCGTGCTCGGCGCGGCGCAGGCCTATTTCGACCGGCGCCTGCTGCACCAGCCGGGGCTGGAGGACTTCCAGCGGCTGGAGAAGGTCGGCGAGCGGGCCTTCGCCATGCACGACCAGCCGGACGCGGGGTTGTGGGAACTGCGGACGCGGGCGCGCGTTCACACCTCGTCGTCGCTGATGTGCTGGGCCGCTTGCGACCGGCTGGCCAAGATCGCCGGACAATTCTCGCTGCCCGAACGGGCGGCCGCGTGGCGGGCGCGGGCGGACACGATCCATGCGACGATCTGCACGCGTGGCTGGAACGAGCGCATCGGCGCCTTCGTCGAGAGCTTCGAGGGCTCCGATCTCGACGCCAGCCTGCTGCTGATGGCCGAGGTCGGTTTTTTGCCGGCAAAAGATCCCCGGTTCATCGCCACGGTGGACCGCATCGGCGCGGCACTGCGGCGCGGCAGCCACCTGTTTCGCTACCACGCGCCGGACGACTTCGGCGCGCCGGAGAACGCGTTCAACATCTGCACCTTCTGGTACATCGATGCGCTCGCGCGCATCGGCCGCCGGGAGGAGGCCCGGGAGATCTACGAAACCATGCTGTCCTGCCGCAACCACGTCGGCCTGCTGTCGGAGGACACGGCGCCGGCCACGGGAGAGCTGTGGGGCAATTTCCCGCAGACCTACTCGATGGTCGGCATTATCAACGGAGCGGTGCGGCTGAGCGCCGGCTGGGAGACGGTCGTCTGAACGGCCTCGCCCCGCCGGCGGCAGGCCGCGGAGCAGGAGGACAGAACGCATGGGGCGCCTGGTCGTCGTATCCAACCGGGTCGGGCCACTGAAGGACACCGGCCGGGCCGGCGGTCTGGCAGTCGCGCTGGTCGACGCGCTGACGCAGACCGGCGGACTGTGGTTCGGCTGGAGCGGCGAGGTGTCGGAGGAAGGCACCTTCGGCCAGATCAAAGAGCAGAGGACCAAGGCGGTCCAACTGGCTCAGATCGACATCACGCCGGCCGACTACGAGGATTACTACGCCGGCTATGCAAACCGGACGCTGTGGCCAGTTCTACACTACCGGCTCGACCTCGCCGTATTCGACAGGCGCCATGAGACCGGCTATCGCCAGGTCAACGACCGCTTCGCGACCCGGTTGCGCCCGCTGATTGAGGCGGACGACGTCCTGTGGGTGCACGACTACCATTTCCTGACCTTCGCCGCGGCGCTGAGAGCGATGGAGGTTGGCAATCCGATCGGCTTCTTCCTGCACATCCCGTTTCCCGCGCCGGAGATCCTGGCCGCGCTGCCCAATGCCGGCTCGATCGTGCGGGCGATGCTGGCCTATGACCTGATCGGCTTCCAGACGCGGCGGGACGCGGCCAATTTCCGCCGCTTCGTGGTCGAGGAACTGGGCGGGACGGAAGTCGGCGACAGCAGGCTGAGCGCCGGAGGGCGAACCGTCATCGTCAAGGCCTATCCGATCGGCATCGACGCGGAGGCGTTCTCTAAATTCGCCATGTCGCCCGAAGCGCGGCGCAGCGTGTCGCGGCTGGAGAAGCAGCTGGCCGGGCGCCAGCAGATCATCGGCGTCGACCGGATCGACTATTCCAAGGGCCTGCCGGAACGTTTCCGGGCGTTCGAGCGGCTGCTGGACGACTATCCGGAAAACCGCGGCCGAGTGTCATTGATGCAGATCGCGCCGCCGTCGCGCTCCGAACTGGACGCCTATATCGAGATCCGCCGGACGCTGGAGGAACTGACCGGCCACGTCAACGGCCGGTTCTCCGACATCGACTGGACCCCGATCCGCTTCCTGACCCGCTCCTTCCCGCGCCGCGTGCTGGCCGGGATCTACCGGGCGAGCCGGGTCGGCCTTGTGACGCCGCTGCGCGACGGCATGAACCTGGTCGCGAAGGAATATGTCGCTGCCCAGCGGGCGGAGGATCCGGGCGTGCTGGTGCTGTCGCGCTTCGCCGGCGCGGCTGAGGGGATGCCGGAAGCGCTGGTCGTCAACCCGCATTCGGCCGAGGAGGTCGCCCAGGGACTGCAGAGTGCGATCACCATGCCGCTGGAGGAACGGCGCGACCGATGGCAGGCGATGTTCGACCGCCTGTGCCGCGAGGACGCCCACGCCTGGGCGCAGGCGATTCTGAGCGACCTGCGGAGCGTGGCGTAAGACGCAGGCCGGCCGAGGCGCGCCTTGCGTCCGGTCGACGCCGCTGACCATCCCCCCTGATCCGTCCCCGCAGGGAGGGAAGTGTGCCTGCCCTGCGGAGGCGCCTGCCGTCGAGACGGCCTATTCGGCAGCGTCGACCTTGAGTACGCCGCGGCGGATCTGGTCTTCCTCGATCGACTCGAACAGGGCGCGGAAGTTGCCTTCGCCGAAGCCTTCGTCGCCCTTGCGCTGGATGAACTCGAAGAAGATCGGACCGATCACGGTCTTGGAGAAGATCTGCAGCAGGATCCTGGTCATGCCGCCGTTCACAACACCCTCGCCGTCGATCAGGATGCCGTGCTTCTTCATCCGCTCGATCGGCTCGTCATGGCCGCGCACGCGGTCGCGGGACATCTCGTAATAGGTGTCCGGCGGGCCGGGCATGAACTTCAGGCCGTTGTCGGCGAGCCGGTCGGTGGCGTCGTAGATCGCATCGGTGCCGACGGCGATGTGCTGGATGCCCTCGCCCTTGTACTTCTTCAGGTACTCGACGATCTGGCTGGTGTCGTCCTTGGACTCGTTGAGCGGGATGCGGATCTTGCCGCAGGGCGAGGTGATGGCGCGGCTGACCAGGCCCGTGATGCGGCCGTCGATGTCGAAATAATGGATCTGGGAGAAGCCGAACAGTTCGCGGTAGAAGTCCCACCACTTGTCCATGTTGCCGCGATAGACGTTGTGGGTCAGGTGGTCGAGATAGTAGAAGCCGACCCCTTCCGGGCGCGGGTCGACGTCGCCGAGCCAGTCGAACTCGGCCGAATAGGGCGAGCCCTTGGCGCCGTAGATGTCGACGAAATAGATCAGCGAGCCGCCGATGCCGACGATGGCCGGAACGTCGAGCGCCTTGTCGTCGCCCTCATAGGGGGTAGCCCCCTTCGATACGGCATGGTCGAAGGCGTGCCGCGCGTCGACCACACGCCAGGCCATGGACGGGGCGCAGGGGCCGTGGGCGTCGACGAAGCGCATGGCGTGGCTACCCGGCTCGGCGTTGAGGATGTAGTTGATGTCGCCCTGGCGGTAGACGGTGATCGCCTTGGTCCGGTGCCTGGCGACCGGCGTGTAGCCCATCCGCTGGAACAGGGTATCGAGCTTTTCCGGCTCGGGATGGGCGAATTCGACGAATTCGAAGCCGTCGGTGCCGGCGGGGTTGTCGGTGCCGATCTTCGCCGGCGGGGCGTCGTGCGGAAAGGGTCCCATGCTGTCCTCCTCTGGGTGTGCGTGAGATCCAGAATGCGGCGGCTTGCGCGCAAGATGTGTGCAAACTGCGCGAAAACACGTATCATCACGCATGGAACGTGCAAAAAAATCGGGTCTGGCGAATGATTGAGGAAACGGACGGCTTCGATCTCAAGCTGCTCGCCGCGCTGCAGGAGAACGCGGCGCTGACCAACCAGCAACTCGGCGAGCGCATCGGCCTGTCGGCGAGCCAGGTGTCGCGGCGGCGACAGAGGCTGGAGGCGGAAGGCATCATCCGCCGCTACCGGGCCGATCTGGCGCCGGAGCGGCTGGGGTTCTCGGTGACTGCCTTCGTCGGCGTGACGCTCGGCGCGCACAGCCGCGAGAACGCGCGCCGCTTCCGGGCCATGGTGGCGGCGATGCCGGAGGTGCAGGAGGCGCACACGCTGACCGGCGACGTCGACTACATGCTGAAGATCGTGGTGCCGGACCTGAAGGCGCTGAGCCGGGTGATCAACGACGATCTGCTGCCGCACGAGGCGGTTCAGAACGTGCGCTCGTCGATCGCCATGGAGACGCTGAAGGACGACAACATCCTGCCGCTGGCCAGGCACTGACCGCAGCCCTGACCGCAGCCCTGGCAGAGGGGCTTGCAGGGCGTCCGGCCCGACACCATGTCACCGGCGATCCAGTCTGCAACCCCTCGCGGAGACCGCCGTCATGTTCGATCCCAAATCCCTTCTCGACCAGGTTCTCGGCGCCGGTTCGTCCGGCGCGTCCGGCAAGGCCGGGTCCGACGACCTGATGCGGCGTGGGCGCGACTTGCTGTCTTCGCAGCGCGGCGGACTGGCGGTCGGTGGGCTGGCCGGTCTGCTGCTCGGCACCAAGACCGGGCGCAAGCTCGGCAAGACGGCGGTCACCTACGGCGGGCTGGCGCTGGTTGCAGGGCTTGCCTACCGGGCCTATCAGGACTACCAGGCCGGCAAGCAGGGCCGGATCGAGCCGCATCGGCCGACGGACGCGCGCGGCACCGACTTCCGCCTGGAGGCGCCGAAGGGCACGGGCTTCGACCCGGCGCAGGCGCCGGGCGGCGAGGCACGCGTGGCGACCGCCCTACTCAGCGCAATGATCGCGGCGGCCAAGGCCGACGGGCATATCGACGCCGAAGAACAGCGCAGGATCTTCGGCAAGATGGACGAAGCCGGGCTTGGCGCGGACGAAAAGGCGTTCCTGATGGACGAACTGCGCGCGCCGCTCGACATGGACAAGGTGGTGACGCTGGCGCGCACGCCGGAGGAGGCGGCCGAGATCTATGCCGCCTCGCGGCTGGCGATCGATCCCGACCATCGGGCCGAGAAAGCCTATCTCGACATGCTGGCTGCCCGGCTCGACCTCGACCCCGCGCTGGTCGACGAGATCGAATACGCCGTACGCGAGGCCGAACTGTCGTAAGCTGGGGCCGCGGCGCGACGCCGCGTCGGGTTTCGCCCTACTTGCGCGCCCTTGCGCGATGCGCCTATGACAGGGCCGTGACGCCAATGCGCGGGGAGGACCGATGCAGGATCTGGGCGCCTGGGACTATGTCGTGGTCGGGGCCGGCTCGGCCGGCTGCGTGCTGGCCAACAGGCTGTCGGCGGATCCGGACGTGCGGGTTCTTCTGCTGGAGGCTGGCGGCAAGGACAACTATATCTGGGTCCACATCCCGGTCGGCTATCTCTACTGCATGGGCAACCCGCGCACCGACTGGTGCTTCACGACGGCGCCCGAGCCGGGCCTGAACGGGCGCGCGCTGAATTATCCCCGCGGCAAGGTGCTTGGCGGCTGCTCGTCGATCAACGGCATGATCTACATGCGCGGCCAGGCACGCGACTACGACCACTGGCGCCAGCTCGGCCTGACCGGCTGGGGCTGGGACGACGTGCTACCGCATTTCCGCGCGTCCGAGGACCACTATGCCTGGAACGACGCGCTGCACGGCCAAGGCGGCGGGCTGCGCGTCGAGGAACAGCGGCTGTCGTGGGAGGTGCTGGATGCGTTCCGCGACGCCTGCGAGGAAGTGGGCATCCCGAAGATCAGGGATTTCAACACCGGCGACAATTTCGGCTCGGCCTATTTCCAGGTCAACCAGCGCGCCGGCATCCGCTGGAACACGGCGAAGGGCTTCCTGAGGCCGGCGCTGGGGCGGGCCAATCTGAAGATCGTCACCGGCGCGCATGCCCGCCGCATCGTGATCGAGGAGGGGCGGGCAAGCGCGCTGGAACTGACGGTCGCCGGCCGGCCGGCGCGGGCTTCGATTTCCGGCGAACTGGTGCTCGCCGCCGGCTCGATCGGCTCACCGCAGTTGCTGGAACTGTCCGGAATCGGCCGCCCGGATGTGCTGGAGAAGGTCGGTCTGGCCGTGCAGCACGAGCTGCCGGGGGTCGGCGAGAACCTGCAGGACCACCTGCAGCTGCGCACCATTTTCAAGGTCAGGGGCGCGCGGACGCTGAACCAGCTGGCCGGCACGCTCGCCGGCAAGACGCGCATCGCGCTGGATTATGCGCTCAGGCGCGCCGGGCCGATGTCGATGGCGCCGAGTCAGCTCGGCGCGTTCGCGCGCTCGGATCCCTCGTTCGAAACGGCCAACATCGAATATCACGTGCAGCCGCTGTCGCTCGACAGGTTCGGCGAGCCGCTGCATGCGTTCCCGGCGATCACGGCGAGCGTGTGCAACCTGCGCCCCGACAGCCGCGGCCACGTCCACATCGCCAGCGCCGACGCGGCCGTGCAGCCGGAGATCCGCCCGAACTACCTGTCGGCATCCTCGGACCGCAAGGTGGCGGCGGATTCGATCCGCCTGACGCGGCGGATCATGGCGGCGCAGGCGCTGAAGAAATACGCACCGGAGGAATACCTGCCGGGGGCGCGGATCGAGACCGACGAGGACCTGGCCCGGGCGGCCGGCGACAT from Polymorphum gilvum SL003B-26A1 carries:
- the hppD gene encoding 4-hydroxyphenylpyruvate dioxygenase, which produces MGPFPHDAPPAKIGTDNPAGTDGFEFVEFAHPEPEKLDTLFQRMGYTPVARHRTKAITVYRQGDINYILNAEPGSHAMRFVDAHGPCAPSMAWRVVDARHAFDHAVSKGATPYEGDDKALDVPAIVGIGGSLIYFVDIYGAKGSPYSAEFDWLGDVDPRPEGVGFYYLDHLTHNVYRGNMDKWWDFYRELFGFSQIHYFDIDGRITGLVSRAITSPCGKIRIPLNESKDDTSQIVEYLKKYKGEGIQHIAVGTDAIYDATDRLADNGLKFMPGPPDTYYEMSRDRVRGHDEPIERMKKHGILIDGEGVVNGGMTRILLQIFSKTVIGPIFFEFIQRKGDEGFGEGNFRALFESIEEDQIRRGVLKVDAAE
- a CDS encoding glycoside hydrolase family 15 protein, encoding MSWSAPAAITPSLDLAMVGNCSFAALIDRMGTVVWCCLPRFDGDPVFHALLGSAGEAGDGAFAIELNGAVHSEQAYVPNTAIVKTRVFDGEGNGIEITDFAPRFSAKGRMYRPTTLVRRVRPLVGHPRIRVRLRPRFAWGQRAPEITTGSNHIRFVGNGTTLRLTTNASVTYVRAETPFLLDGPLSFHLGPDESLTDNPETLCRDFEEQTEQHWRAWTRRLGLPLEYQEAVIRAAITLKLCTYEETGAIVAAATTSIPEAAGTGRTWDYRYCWLRDAFFVVRALNSLSEMETMENYLRYLNNIVAVTNGGYVQPLFGIGLEERLVEETVDLPGYRGDGPVRVGNQAYEHFQHDVYGNIVLGAAQAYFDRRLLHQPGLEDFQRLEKVGERAFAMHDQPDAGLWELRTRARVHTSSSLMCWAACDRLAKIAGQFSLPERAAAWRARADTIHATICTRGWNERIGAFVESFEGSDLDASLLLMAEVGFLPAKDPRFIATVDRIGAALRRGSHLFRYHAPDDFGAPENAFNICTFWYIDALARIGRREEAREIYETMLSCRNHVGLLSEDTAPATGELWGNFPQTYSMVGIINGAVRLSAGWETVV
- a CDS encoding alpha,alpha-trehalose-phosphate synthase (UDP-forming), yielding MGRLVVVSNRVGPLKDTGRAGGLAVALVDALTQTGGLWFGWSGEVSEEGTFGQIKEQRTKAVQLAQIDITPADYEDYYAGYANRTLWPVLHYRLDLAVFDRRHETGYRQVNDRFATRLRPLIEADDVLWVHDYHFLTFAAALRAMEVGNPIGFFLHIPFPAPEILAALPNAGSIVRAMLAYDLIGFQTRRDAANFRRFVVEELGGTEVGDSRLSAGGRTVIVKAYPIGIDAEAFSKFAMSPEARRSVSRLEKQLAGRQQIIGVDRIDYSKGLPERFRAFERLLDDYPENRGRVSLMQIAPPSRSELDAYIEIRRTLEELTGHVNGRFSDIDWTPIRFLTRSFPRRVLAGIYRASRVGLVTPLRDGMNLVAKEYVAAQRAEDPGVLVLSRFAGAAEGMPEALVVNPHSAEEVAQGLQSAITMPLEERRDRWQAMFDRLCREDAHAWAQAILSDLRSVA
- a CDS encoding tellurite resistance TerB family protein, yielding MFDPKSLLDQVLGAGSSGASGKAGSDDLMRRGRDLLSSQRGGLAVGGLAGLLLGTKTGRKLGKTAVTYGGLALVAGLAYRAYQDYQAGKQGRIEPHRPTDARGTDFRLEAPKGTGFDPAQAPGGEARVATALLSAMIAAAKADGHIDAEEQRRIFGKMDEAGLGADEKAFLMDELRAPLDMDKVVTLARTPEEAAEIYAASRLAIDPDHRAEKAYLDMLAARLDLDPALVDEIEYAVREAELS
- a CDS encoding Lrp/AsnC family transcriptional regulator, producing the protein MIEETDGFDLKLLAALQENAALTNQQLGERIGLSASQVSRRRQRLEAEGIIRRYRADLAPERLGFSVTAFVGVTLGAHSRENARRFRAMVAAMPEVQEAHTLTGDVDYMLKIVVPDLKALSRVINDDLLPHEAVQNVRSSIAMETLKDDNILPLARH